One genomic segment of Sminthopsis crassicaudata isolate SCR6 chromosome 2, ASM4859323v1, whole genome shotgun sequence includes these proteins:
- the GPR21 gene encoding putative G-protein coupled receptor 21 has translation MNSTLEGNQSSPPFCLLAVNYLETINFCLLEVMIIIFLTVLIISGNVIVIFVFHCAPLLNHHTTSYFIQTMAYADLLVGMSCLVPSLSLLHYPLPLEESLTCQVFGYVVSVLKSVSMTSLACISIDRYIAITKPLTYNTLVTPWRLRICILVIWFYSTLVFLPSFFHWGKPGYHGDVFQWCAESWPTDPYFSLFIVLMLYAPAAFVVCFTYFNIFRICQQHTKEISERRARFSSQSGEAGDIQSCPEKRYAMVLFRITSVFYILWLPYIIYFLMESSAGFSNRTASFLTTWLAISNSFCNCVIYSLSNSVFQKGLKRLSGAVCTSCVRPTAAKDSFPKSKEGHV, from the coding sequence ATGAACTCCACCTTGGAAGGGAATCAGAGCAGCCCTCCTTTTTGCCTTCTGGCAGTTAACTATTTGGAGACTATCAATTTTTGTCTCTTGGAAGTaatgatcattatttttttaactgtGCTGATCATTTCAGGCAATGTCATTgtgatttttgttttccattgtgCACCTTTACTAAACCACCACACCACAAGCTACTTTATCCAGACTATGGCATATGCTGACCTCTTGGTTGGAATGAGCTGTCTGGTCCCTTCCTTATCATTACTGCATTATCCCCTTCCATTGGAGGAGTCCTTGACCTGCCAAGTATTTGGCTATGTGGTGTCAGTGCTGAAGAGTGTCTCTATGACTTCTCTGGCCTGCATCAGTATTGACAGGTACATAGCAATCACCAAACCTTTGACCTACAACACATTAGTCACACCATGGAGACTCCGAATTTGTATCTTGGTGATTTGGTTCTATTCTACCCTGgtttttctgccttctttctttcaCTGGGGTAAACCTGGATATCATGGAGATGTGTTTCAGTGGTGTGCTGAATCCTGGCCCACTGACCCATACTTTAGCCTCTTCATTGTATTGATGCTCTATGCCCCTGCAGCTTTTGTGGTGTGCTTTACCTACTTCAACATTTTCCGCATCTGCCAGCAGCACACTAAGGAGATTAGTGAAAGGCGGGCCCGTTTCAGTAGCCAGAGTGGAGAAGCCGGGGACATACAGTCCTGCCCAGAGAAGCGCTACGCCATGGTCCTGTTCCGCATCACCAGTGTTTTCTATATCCTCTGGCTGCCATACATCATTTACTTCTTAATGGAGAGCTCCGCTGGTTTCAGTAACCGCACCGCATCCTTCTTGACAACCTGGCTTGCCATTAGCAACAGTTTCTGCAACTGTGTCATTTACAGTCTCTCCAACAGTGTTTTCCAAAAAGGACTGAAAAGACTCTCTGGGGCAGTATGTACCTCTTGTGTAAGGCCAACAGCAGCCAAGGACTCTTTTCCTAAGAGCAAAGAGGGCCATGTCTGA